In a genomic window of Gloeothece verrucosa PCC 7822:
- a CDS encoding tyrosine-type recombinase/integrase: MNSNISPDGEQFLLTNGQGQILPKTQSLNPAFVYLAQLRPQSRQTMRRNLDLMAGLLTNRRCDAKSLDWAQLRYQHTIALRTVLLELYAPSTVNQMLTALRRVLSEARKLKLISSEDYVDAIELPRVSYQTELKGRYLHPHEVTALMQVATSDESVFGFRDSALLAIVIGAGLRRGEVVALRLGDFDLTSGDLHIRGAKGGKSRIVPLPQKCQLLVKAWLAVRSMSPGPLLMAISKGKELLWRSLSSQSVLYILQKRAQQAEISSCSPHDCRRTYISNLLEAGVDIVTVSQLAGHSSTLTTAKYDRRGDEVKRRAVELLPLSW, encoded by the coding sequence ATGAATTCTAACATCTCCCCAGACGGGGAACAATTTTTATTGACTAATGGTCAAGGACAAATCCTTCCCAAAACACAGTCGTTAAATCCAGCCTTTGTGTATTTGGCCCAACTTAGACCCCAATCCCGTCAAACCATGCGGCGTAACCTCGATTTAATGGCCGGACTCCTAACCAATCGTCGCTGTGATGCAAAATCCTTGGATTGGGCACAGCTTCGTTACCAGCATACGATCGCCCTCCGAACCGTTTTATTGGAATTGTACGCCCCTTCCACAGTTAACCAGATGCTCACAGCCTTACGCCGCGTTCTATCTGAGGCTAGAAAGCTTAAGTTAATTTCTTCAGAGGATTATGTGGACGCAATTGAACTACCCCGTGTGAGTTACCAAACTGAACTCAAAGGGCGTTATTTACATCCCCATGAAGTAACCGCTTTAATGCAGGTAGCGACATCCGATGAAAGTGTATTTGGGTTTCGTGATAGTGCTTTGCTTGCTATTGTGATTGGTGCTGGATTACGTAGAGGCGAAGTAGTAGCACTGAGGTTGGGAGATTTTGACCTTACGAGTGGGGATTTACACATTCGGGGTGCTAAGGGGGGGAAATCCCGAATCGTGCCACTACCCCAAAAATGTCAATTACTCGTCAAAGCTTGGTTGGCTGTACGTTCAATGTCACCTGGACCGCTATTGATGGCCATTAGTAAAGGAAAAGAGTTACTATGGAGATCCCTTTCGTCGCAGTCTGTACTGTATATTCTTCAAAAACGGGCACAACAGGCAGAAATTTCGTCTTGTTCTCCTCATGATTGCCGGCGTACCTACATTTCTAATCTATTAGAGGCGGGTGTAGATATAGTAACCGTCTCTCAATTGGCCGGGCATTCTTCGACATTAACTACCGCTAAATATGATCGCAGAGGAGATGAAGTAAAACGTCGCGCTGTGGAGTTACTTCCCTTATCTTGGTAA